A genome region from Bradyrhizobium sp. WSM1417 includes the following:
- a CDS encoding ribose ABC transporter permease, whose protein sequence is MPENGASANTAPVAPGLAAAQETKRQRTRMIIRAVGMLPVLLLLCIGFHVLSDGRFFTGQNIGIVVQQSAVNTVLAAGMTFVILTGGIDLSVGSILAAAAMAGLIISKFPDLGVLWLPAAVLTGAVFGILNGGLIALLRLPPFIVTLGSLTAVRGAARLLGADTTVFNPSIPYAFIGNGALTLIPGVVSIPWLWVIALLVILVSWLVLKRTVLGVHIYAVGGNESAARLAGIKVWAVLIFVYGVSGLLAGLGGAMQAARLYAANGLQLGQSYELDAITAVILGGTSFVGGIGSIWGTLVGALIIAVLSNGLILIGVSDVWQYVIKGLVIIGAVALDRYRLQGSART, encoded by the coding sequence ATGCCTGAGAACGGCGCTTCCGCCAACACCGCCCCCGTGGCGCCCGGTCTTGCCGCCGCGCAGGAGACCAAGCGGCAGCGGACGCGGATGATCATTCGCGCGGTCGGCATGCTGCCGGTGCTGCTGTTGCTGTGCATCGGCTTTCACGTGCTGTCGGACGGCCGCTTCTTCACCGGCCAGAACATCGGCATCGTGGTGCAGCAATCCGCGGTCAATACCGTGCTGGCCGCAGGCATGACCTTCGTCATCCTCACCGGCGGCATCGACCTTTCGGTCGGCTCCATCCTGGCGGCGGCGGCGATGGCCGGGCTGATCATCTCCAAATTCCCCGATCTCGGGGTGCTGTGGTTGCCGGCCGCGGTGCTCACCGGCGCCGTCTTCGGCATTCTCAATGGCGGCTTGATCGCGCTGTTGCGGCTGCCGCCCTTCATCGTCACGCTGGGGTCGCTGACCGCCGTGCGCGGCGCGGCCCGCCTGCTCGGCGCCGACACCACGGTGTTCAATCCGTCGATCCCCTATGCCTTCATCGGCAACGGCGCCTTGACCCTCATTCCGGGCGTCGTGTCGATTCCCTGGCTCTGGGTGATCGCGTTGCTGGTCATCCTGGTGTCGTGGCTGGTGCTCAAGCGCACCGTGCTCGGCGTGCACATCTACGCGGTCGGCGGCAACGAGAGCGCGGCGCGGCTCGCCGGCATCAAGGTCTGGGCCGTGCTGATCTTCGTCTATGGCGTGTCCGGCCTGCTCGCGGGCCTCGGCGGCGCGATGCAGGCGGCGCGCCTCTACGCCGCCAATGGCCTGCAACTCGGCCAATCCTACGAGCTCGACGCCATCACCGCCGTGATCCTGGGCGGAACCTCCTTCGTCGGCGGCATCGGCTCGATCTGGGGAACGCTGGTCGGCGCGCTGATCATTGCGGTGTTGTCGAACGGCCTGATCCTGATCGGCGTGTCCGACGTCTGGCAATATGTGATCAAGGGCCTGGTGATCATCGGCGCCGTGGCGCTGGACCGCTATCGGTTGCAGGGCTCGGCGCGGACCTGA
- a CDS encoding ABC transporter substrate-binding protein, producing MLKSISFAGAAMALVLSSAPSGAKELKSIGVSLGSLGNPFFVALSKGAEFEAKKTNPNVKITTVGFEYDLGKQVTQIDNFIAAGVDLILLNPGDPKAVGPAIKKAQAAGIVVVAVDTAAEGADATVTTNNVQAGEISCQYIVDKLGGKGDVIIENGPQVSAVIDRVVGCKNVFGKNPGIKVLSNDQDGKGSREGGLTVAQGYLTRFAKIDAIFAINDPQAIGTDLAARQQQRTGIIITAVDGAPDIEAALKDPQAAQIQASASQDPFFMARRAVQVGVNILNGQKPASTVELLPSKLVTRDNVKDYKGWTSDRSQ from the coding sequence ATGTTGAAGTCGATCTCGTTTGCCGGCGCCGCGATGGCGCTCGTCCTGAGCTCCGCGCCCTCCGGCGCCAAGGAGCTCAAGTCGATCGGCGTTTCGCTGGGCTCGCTCGGCAATCCGTTCTTCGTCGCGTTGTCGAAGGGCGCCGAGTTCGAGGCCAAGAAGACCAACCCCAACGTGAAGATCACCACCGTCGGCTTCGAATATGATCTCGGCAAGCAGGTCACCCAGATCGACAATTTCATTGCCGCCGGCGTCGACTTGATCCTGCTCAATCCCGGCGATCCCAAGGCGGTCGGCCCGGCGATCAAGAAGGCGCAGGCCGCCGGCATCGTCGTCGTTGCCGTCGACACCGCGGCCGAAGGCGCCGACGCCACGGTGACCACCAACAACGTCCAGGCCGGCGAGATCTCCTGCCAGTACATCGTCGACAAGCTCGGGGGGAAGGGCGACGTCATCATCGAGAACGGCCCGCAGGTCTCCGCGGTGATCGATCGCGTCGTCGGCTGCAAGAACGTGTTCGGCAAGAACCCCGGCATCAAGGTCCTGTCCAACGACCAGGACGGCAAGGGCTCGCGCGAAGGTGGCCTCACGGTGGCGCAGGGTTATCTGACCCGCTTCGCCAAGATCGACGCCATCTTCGCCATCAACGATCCGCAGGCGATCGGCACCGACCTCGCGGCGCGCCAGCAGCAGCGCACCGGCATTATCATCACCGCGGTCGACGGCGCACCCGACATCGAAGCAGCGCTCAAGGATCCGCAGGCGGCGCAGATCCAGGCCTCCGCCTCGCAGGACCCGTTCTTCATGGCCCGCCGCGCCGTGCAGGTCGGCGTCAACATTCTCAACGGCCAGAAGCCGGCTTCCACCGTCGAGCTGCTGCCGTCGAAACTGGTGACGCGCGACAATGTCAAAGACTACAAGGGCTGGACCTCGGATCGGTCGCAGTAG
- a CDS encoding transglycosylase SLT domain-containing protein, producing the protein MSLFACLAFLHGSGGAYGGDGIMNPRRFAIVAPTFCGTVVLAGWIVGWLAGLGPAGSENARAVTVQDRAASLAATARLPDEPQAIAMGNTGPANAAVASAEVATAAEPAAVTATDTTAASDKSESIVLAALPDPSQTLSADLSPVQGSVDLGHHDVAQPAPTTCGASGGASSTGPQDFRYLICYVWSELPPAEKPAAIVLRSFKDIPVGTPVEEIKRASDAFGLDFNFMKAVAKVESGFDPKQRTGSYIGLFQLSKYEFRKFGSGDILNPRDNAVAAAYKVITEGILFQWVTRRKPDLNDLYLIHQQGWEGAAEHLSQPNRIAWKSMCATGEGREKGEKWCRRAIWGNTLPAVKEAWKSVEKLTSEAFVGMWRERVAHFQSKYMGTATADAERAQAPVNVR; encoded by the coding sequence ATGAGCCTCTTCGCATGCTTGGCTTTTCTACACGGCTCCGGTGGAGCCTATGGGGGCGACGGCATCATGAACCCGCGGCGATTTGCGATAGTGGCGCCGACGTTTTGCGGAACGGTCGTTCTCGCGGGGTGGATCGTTGGCTGGCTGGCTGGCTTGGGTCCGGCCGGCTCCGAGAACGCCCGCGCAGTGACAGTCCAGGACCGCGCAGCATCTCTCGCCGCCACCGCGAGGCTCCCGGATGAACCGCAAGCAATCGCAATGGGCAACACCGGACCCGCGAACGCCGCTGTCGCTAGCGCCGAGGTGGCGACGGCCGCTGAGCCCGCGGCGGTGACGGCCACCGACACGACGGCGGCCTCGGACAAATCGGAATCGATCGTCCTGGCCGCGTTGCCCGATCCGTCGCAAACGCTGTCGGCCGATTTATCGCCTGTGCAGGGCTCGGTGGACTTGGGCCACCACGATGTCGCCCAGCCGGCGCCGACCACGTGCGGTGCATCCGGCGGTGCCTCCAGCACGGGGCCGCAGGACTTCCGGTATCTCATTTGTTATGTCTGGTCCGAACTGCCGCCTGCCGAGAAGCCGGCGGCGATCGTCTTGCGTTCGTTCAAGGACATCCCGGTCGGAACGCCGGTGGAAGAGATCAAGCGCGCGTCCGACGCTTTCGGTCTGGATTTCAATTTCATGAAGGCCGTGGCCAAGGTCGAGTCCGGTTTCGACCCCAAGCAGCGCACCGGGTCGTATATCGGGCTGTTCCAGCTGAGCAAATACGAGTTCAGAAAATTCGGCTCCGGAGACATTCTTAATCCCCGCGATAATGCCGTTGCGGCAGCCTACAAGGTCATCACGGAAGGCATTCTATTCCAGTGGGTGACGCGCAGGAAGCCAGACTTGAACGATCTTTACCTGATCCATCAGCAGGGCTGGGAAGGCGCCGCGGAGCACCTCAGCCAACCCAATCGCATCGCCTGGAAATCGATGTGCGCCACCGGCGAAGGCAGGGAGAAGGGCGAAAAATGGTGCAGGCGCGCGATCTGGGGCAATACGCTTCCGGCCGTCAAAGAGGCGTGGAAATCCGTGGAGAAGCTGACGTCGGAGGCGTTCGTCGGAATGTGGCGCGAGCGGGTCGCTCATTTCCAATCGAAATACATGGGCACCGCAACCGCCGACGCCGAGCGGGCGCAGGCACCAGTGAATGTTCGTTGA
- a CDS encoding L,D-transpeptidase — MTHQASASRIVSKRWNRAYGRAMLVKELPAMQRAITTAVLAIFMLPAGIAHAQFLLGPQHTFWRSQYAPYKDKHHHRQTNSQTAKNVRPEPLPKGPLQIIISIADQRVSLFDNGALIARSSVSTGMEGHPTPLGVFSVISKERWHRSNIYSAAPMPYMQRITWSGIALHAGVVPGHPASHGCIRLKNDFAVRVWHLTKRGTRVIIAHGDVQPVEIANPHLFQPKAASGSSEFQSATVATKSIDAAAATQRSLVSNAETAEAASLQEPGSAPAASVPKKIVPISIFVSRKLSKLFVRQGFTPLFDVPVKIENPEEPLGTHVFTAMEFQKEGTAIRWSVVSIPEELPRMSEAATIRREAPAKQTAPEPLPDKANAALNRIEMPQDTVEKISELLTPASSLIVSDNGISQETGKDTDFIVVTH, encoded by the coding sequence ATGACGCATCAGGCTTCGGCTTCGCGCATCGTCTCGAAACGATGGAATCGCGCCTACGGGCGGGCGATGCTCGTTAAGGAATTACCAGCAATGCAGCGCGCGATAACAACCGCTGTACTCGCCATTTTCATGCTCCCTGCGGGGATCGCACACGCTCAATTTCTGCTTGGACCCCAACACACGTTCTGGCGAAGCCAATACGCTCCGTACAAAGACAAGCACCACCACCGGCAGACAAACTCTCAAACGGCGAAGAACGTTCGGCCCGAGCCCCTTCCGAAGGGCCCGCTCCAGATCATCATCTCGATAGCAGACCAACGGGTCTCGCTTTTTGACAATGGGGCCCTGATTGCACGCTCTTCGGTGTCCACGGGAATGGAGGGGCATCCGACGCCCCTCGGCGTGTTCAGCGTCATCAGCAAAGAACGATGGCACCGTTCAAATATTTATAGCGCCGCCCCCATGCCCTACATGCAACGCATCACCTGGTCAGGGATCGCGTTGCACGCCGGTGTCGTGCCTGGGCATCCAGCTTCGCACGGCTGCATCCGTTTGAAGAATGATTTTGCCGTTCGAGTCTGGCATCTCACGAAGCGCGGCACCCGCGTGATCATTGCGCATGGTGATGTCCAGCCGGTCGAGATAGCCAATCCGCATCTATTTCAGCCGAAAGCCGCGTCCGGTTCGTCCGAATTCCAGAGTGCCACCGTCGCAACCAAGAGCATCGATGCAGCCGCGGCAACGCAGCGATCACTGGTGTCAAACGCCGAGACTGCAGAAGCCGCCAGTCTCCAGGAGCCCGGCTCGGCTCCCGCTGCAAGCGTGCCTAAAAAAATCGTCCCGATCTCCATCTTCGTCAGTCGCAAGTTGAGCAAGCTGTTCGTGCGTCAGGGCTTCACGCCGCTGTTTGATGTCCCGGTCAAGATCGAAAATCCGGAGGAGCCGCTGGGAACGCACGTGTTTACCGCGATGGAATTCCAGAAGGAGGGAACGGCTATTCGCTGGAGCGTCGTGTCGATTCCAGAGGAATTGCCCCGCATGTCCGAAGCTGCCACGATACGGCGAGAAGCGCCCGCGAAGCAAACCGCGCCGGAACCGTTACCCGACAAAGCCAACGCTGCGCTCAACCGCATCGAAATGCCCCAGGATACGGTTGAGAAGATCTCTGAACTCCTGACGCCGGCCTCTTCGTTGATCGTTTCCGACAACGGAATTAGCCAGGAGACGGGAAAAGACACGGATTTCATCGTAGTAACGCATTGA